In one window of Escherichia coli DSM 30083 = JCM 1649 = ATCC 11775 DNA:
- a CDS encoding class II aldolase, which produces MPLVNGRILLDRIQEKRVLAGAFNTTNLETTISILNAIERSGLPNFIQIAPTNAQLSGYDYIYEIVKRHADKMDVPVSLHLDHGKTQEDVKQAVRAGFTSVMIDGAAFSFEENIAFTQEAVDFCKSYGVPVEAELGAILGKEDDHVSEADCKTEPEKVKTFVERTGCDMLAVSIGNVHGLDDIPRIDIPLLKRIAEVSPVPLVIHGGSGIAPEILRSFVNYRVAKVNIASDLRKAFITAVGKAYVNNHNEANLARVMASAKNAVEEDVYSKILMMNEGHRLGK; this is translated from the coding sequence ATGCCATTAGTTAATGGACGGATACTGCTCGACCGCATTCAGGAAAAACGGGTATTAGCGGGCGCATTTAATACCACCAATCTGGAGACAACGATTTCAATTTTAAACGCCATTGAGCGTTCAGGATTACCCAACTTCATTCAGATTGCGCCCACCAATGCACAACTGTCGGGATACGATTACATTTATGAAATCGTGAAACGTCACGCTGATAAAATGGATGTTCCGGTCAGTCTTCATCTTGATCACGGGAAAACTCAGGAGGATGTTAAACAGGCGGTGCGCGCGGGCTTTACCTCGGTCATGATTGACGGTGCCGCATTCTCTTTTGAAGAGAATATCGCTTTCACCCAGGAAGCTGTCGATTTCTGTAAATCCTATGGCGTACCGGTTGAAGCGGAGCTGGGGGCGATTCTCGGCAAAGAAGACGATCACGTCAGCGAAGCCGATTGCAAAACGGAACCGGAAAAGGTGAAGACCTTTGTCGAACGCACCGGTTGCGACATGCTGGCAGTTTCTATTGGTAACGTTCATGGCCTGGACGATATACCGCGGATCGATATCCCCCTGCTGAAGCGCATTGCCGAAGTCAGCCCGGTGCCGCTGGTTATTCACGGCGGCTCCGGTATCGCCCCGGAGATATTACGCAGTTTCGTTAATTATCGCGTCGCTAAAGTGAATATCGCCAGCGATCTGCGCAAAGCGTTTATCACCGCAGTCGGCAAAGCGTATGTGAATAATCACAACGAGGCGAATCTGGCACGGGTGATGGCATCAGCAAAAAACGCCGTCGAGGAAGATGTGTATAGCAAAATCCTGATGATGAATGAGGGGCATCGGTTGGGTAAGTAA
- a CDS encoding HPr family phosphocarrier protein: MLSKTVEVRNSTGLHARPAACLAKAAKKYSCKVTLHYEGNDINATSMMNIMRAGIKGGKTVEIRCEGDDENEAIQTLTTLFRDRFGEAE; encoded by the coding sequence ATGTTGAGTAAAACCGTGGAAGTCAGAAACAGTACTGGCCTGCATGCACGTCCGGCGGCCTGTCTGGCGAAAGCCGCCAAAAAATATAGCTGTAAAGTGACGCTGCACTATGAAGGTAATGATATTAATGCCACCAGCATGATGAATATTATGCGCGCCGGAATAAAAGGCGGAAAAACGGTGGAAATACGCTGCGAAGGTGATGATGAAAACGAGGCAATACAAACTCTCACTACCTTATTTCGCGACCGCTTCGGTGAAGCTGAATAA
- the yhhJ gene encoding ABC transporter permease yields the protein MRHLRNIFNLGIKELRSLLGDKAMLTLIVFSFTVSVYSSATVTPGSLNLAPIAIADMDQSQLSNRIVNSFYRPWFLPPEMITADEMDAGLDAGRYTFAINIPPNFQRDVLAGRQPDIQVNVDATRMSQAFTGNGYIQNIINGEVNSFVARYRDNSEPLVSLETRMRFNPNLDPAWFGGVMAIINNITMLAIVLTGSALIREREHGTVEHLLVMPITPFEIMMAKVWSMGLVVLVVSGLSLVLMVKGVLGVPIEGSIPLFMLGVALSLFATTSIGIFMGTIARSMPQLGLLVILVLLPLQMLSGGSTPRESMPQMVQDIMLTMPTTHFVSLAQAILYRGAGFEIVWPQFLTLMAIGGAFFTIALLRFRKTIGTMA from the coding sequence ATGCGCCATTTACGCAATATTTTTAATCTGGGTATCAAAGAGTTGCGCAGTCTGCTCGGTGATAAAGCGATGCTGACGCTGATTGTCTTCTCGTTTACGGTGTCGGTGTATTCGTCAGCGACCGTTACGCCAGGATCGTTGAACCTCGCGCCGATCGCCATAGCCGATATGGATCAATCGCAGTTGTCGAACCGGATCGTTAACAGCTTCTATCGCCCGTGGTTTTTGCCACCGGAGATGATCACCGCCGATGAGATGGATGCCGGACTGGACGCCGGACGTTATACCTTCGCGATAAATATTCCGCCTAATTTTCAGCGTGATGTCCTCGCCGGACGCCAGCCGGATATTCAGGTGAACGTCGATGCCACGCGCATGAGCCAGGCATTCACTGGCAACGGTTATATCCAGAATATTATCAACGGTGAAGTGAACAGCTTTGTCGCGCGCTACCGTGATAACAGCGAACCGTTGGTATCGCTGGAAACCCGGATGCGCTTTAACCCGAACCTCGATCCCGCGTGGTTTGGCGGGGTGATGGCGATCATCAACAACATTACCATGCTGGCGATTGTGTTGACCGGATCGGCACTGATCCGCGAGCGTGAACACGGCACGGTGGAACACTTACTGGTGATGCCGATAACGCCGTTTGAGATCATGATGGCAAAGGTCTGGTCGATGGGGCTGGTGGTGCTGGTGGTGTCGGGATTATCGCTGGTGCTGATGGTGAAAGGCGTGCTGGGCGTACCGATTGAAGGCTCGATCCCGCTGTTTATGCTGGGCGTGGCGCTCAGTTTGTTTGCCACCACGTCAATCGGCATTTTTATGGGGACGATAGCGCGTTCAATGCCGCAACTGGGGCTGCTGGTGATTCTGGTGCTGCTGCCGCTGCAAATGCTTTCCGGTGGTTCCACGCCGCGCGAAAGTATGCCGCAGATGGTGCAGGACATTATGCTGACCATGCCGACGACACACTTTGTTAGCCTCGCGCAGGCCATCCTCTACCGTGGTGCCGGATTCGAAATCGTCTGGCCGCAGTTCCTGACACTGATGGCAATTGGCGGCGCGTTTTTCACCATCGCACTGCTGAGATTCAGGAAGACAATTGGGACAATGGCGTAA
- the yhiY gene encoding protein YhiY — MMTTLLPVFTKPSPLALNALCAGRICHFLLIPDGRIR; from the coding sequence ATGATGACAACATTACTACCCGTTTTCACTAAGCCTTCCCCATTGGCGCTCAATGCTCTGTGCGCTGGTCGTATTTGCCATTTCCTTCTTATCCCGGATGGAAGAATCCGCTGA
- the yhiM gene encoding DUF2776 family protein: MNIYIGWLFKLIPLLMGIICIALGEFVLTGSGQSEYFVAGHVLISLSAICLALFTTAFIIISQLTHGMNKFYNRLFPVIGYAGSATTMIWGWSLLASNNVMADEFVAGHVIFGVGMIAACVSTVAASSGHFLLIPKNASGSKSDGTPLQAYSSTIGNCLIAVPVLLTLFGFIWSVVLLRSADITPHYVAGHVLMGLTAICACLIGLVATIVHQTRNTFSVKEHWLWCYWVILLGSLTIIFGIYVLISSDASARLAPGIILICLGMICYSIFSKVWLLALVWRRTCSLANRIPMIPVFTCLFCLFLAAFLAEIAQTDMAYFIPSRVLVGLGAVCFTLFSIVSILEAGSAKK; the protein is encoded by the coding sequence ATGAATATATATATCGGATGGTTGTTTAAATTAATTCCTTTACTGATGGGTATAATATGCATCGCATTAGGTGAGTTTGTATTAACCGGTTCTGGGCAAAGTGAATATTTCGTTGCAGGGCATGTTCTGATTTCTCTTTCTGCGATATGTCTAGCATTGTTCACTACCGCATTTATTATTATATCTCAGTTAACTCACGGCATGAATAAATTCTACAACAGGTTATTTCCTGTTATTGGTTATGCCGGTTCTGCTACAACTATGATTTGGGGATGGTCACTGTTGGCAAGCAATAATGTGATGGCAGATGAATTTGTCGCCGGTCATGTTATTTTCGGCGTTGGCATGATTGCCGCTTGTGTATCAACCGTAGCGGCATCTTCCGGACATTTTCTGTTGATCCCCAAAAACGCCTCGGGCAGTAAGAGTGACGGTACGCCATTGCAGGCCTATTCTTCAACAATCGGTAATTGCTTAATTGCCGTTCCCGTTCTGCTTACTCTCTTTGGTTTCATTTGGTCAGTCGTACTGTTACGTAGTGCAGATATCACACCACATTATGTTGCAGGTCACGTACTAATGGGGTTAACGGCAATTTGCGCTTGTCTTATTGGCCTTGTCGCCACTATTGTCCATCAAACGCGGAATACGTTCTCAGTGAAAGAACATTGGCTGTGGTGCTATTGGGTTATTTTGCTTGGCTCACTTACCATTATTTTTGGTATCTACGTATTAATCAGTTCAGATGCAAGCGCCCGCCTGGCCCCCGGCATTATTCTCATTTGCCTGGGGATGATCTGCTACAGTATTTTCTCCAAAGTGTGGTTGTTAGCGCTGGTATGGCGACGCACATGTTCGTTAGCCAACAGAATACCCATGATTCCGGTATTTACCTGTCTGTTTTGTCTGTTCCTTGCTGCGTTCCTGGCTGAAATTGCGCAAACCGATATGGCTTACTTTATTCCTTCGCGAGTTCTGGTTGGCTTAGGTGCAGTTTGTTTTACACTGTTTTCCATCGTTTCTATATTAGAAGCGGGTTCAGCGAAAAAATAA
- the uspB gene encoding universal stress protein UspB, with the protein MISTVALFWALCVVCIVNMARYFSSLRALLVVLRNCDPLLYQYVDGGGFFTSHGQPNKQVRLVWYIYAQRYRDHHDDEFIRRCERVRRQFILTSALCGLVVVSLIALMIWH; encoded by the coding sequence ATGATAAGCACCGTCGCATTATTTTGGGCTTTATGTGTCGTTTGCATTGTTAACATGGCGCGCTATTTCTCATCACTACGCGCGTTGTTAGTGGTACTGCGTAACTGCGATCCATTGCTCTATCAATATGTTGATGGAGGGGGCTTTTTTACCTCACATGGCCAACCCAACAAACAGGTGCGTCTCGTTTGGTATATCTATGCCCAACGTTATCGCGATCATCACGATGATGAGTTTATTCGCCGCTGTGAGCGGGTGCGTCGGCAGTTTATTCTGACCAGCGCATTGTGTGGTCTGGTGGTGGTCAGCCTGATTGCATTGATGATTTGGCATTAA
- the pitA gene encoding inorganic phosphate transporter PitA, with translation MLHLFAGLDLHTGLLLLLALAFVLFYEAINGFHDTANAVATVIYTRAMRSQLAVVMAAVFNFLGVLLGGLSVAYAIVHMLPTDLLLNMGSSHGLAMVFSMLLAAIIWNLGTWYFGLPASSSHTLIGAIIGIGLTNALMTGTSVVDALNIPKVLSIFGSLIVSPIVGLVFAGGLIFLLRRYWSGTKKRARIHLTPAEREKKDGKKKPPFWTRIALILSAIGVAFSHGANDGQKGIGLVMLVLIGVAPAGFVVNMNATGYEITRTRDAINNVEAYFEQHPALLKQATGADQLVPAPEAGATQPAEFHCHPSNTINALNRLKGMLTTDVESYDKLSLDQRSQMRRIMLCVSDTIDKVVKMPGVSADDQRLLKKLKSDMLSTIEYAPVWIIMAVALALGIGTMIGWRRVATTIGEKIGKKGMTYAQGMSAQMTAAVSIGLASYTGMPVSTTHVLSSSVAGTMVVDGGGLQRKTVTSILMAWVFTLPAAVLLSGGLYWLSLQFL, from the coding sequence ATGCTACATTTGTTTGCTGGCCTGGATTTGCATACCGGGCTGTTATTATTGCTTGCACTGGCTTTTGTGCTGTTCTACGAAGCCATCAATGGTTTCCATGACACAGCCAACGCCGTGGCAACCGTTATCTATACCCGCGCGATGCGTTCTCAGCTCGCCGTGGTTATGGCGGCGGTATTCAACTTTTTGGGTGTTTTGCTGGGTGGTCTGAGTGTTGCCTATGCCATTGTGCATATGCTGCCGACGGATCTGCTGCTTAATATGGGATCGTCTCATGGCCTTGCCATGGTGTTCTCTATGTTGCTGGCGGCGATTATCTGGAACCTAGGTACCTGGTACTTTGGTTTACCTGCATCCAGCTCTCATACGCTGATTGGCGCGATCATCGGGATTGGTTTAACCAATGCGTTGATGACCGGGACGTCAGTGGTGGATGCACTCAATATCCCGAAAGTATTAAGTATTTTCGGTTCCCTGATCGTTTCCCCTATTGTCGGCCTGGTGTTTGCTGGCGGTCTGATTTTCTTGCTGCGTCGCTACTGGAGCGGCACCAAGAAACGCGCCCGTATCCACCTGACCCCAGCGGAGCGTGAAAAGAAAGACGGCAAGAAAAAGCCGCCGTTCTGGACGCGTATTGCGCTGATCCTTTCCGCTATCGGCGTGGCGTTTTCGCATGGCGCGAACGATGGTCAGAAAGGCATTGGTCTGGTTATGTTGGTATTGATTGGTGTCGCACCAGCAGGCTTCGTGGTGAACATGAATGCCACTGGCTACGAAATCACCCGTACCCGTGATGCCATCAACAACGTCGAAGCTTACTTTGAGCAGCATCCTGCGCTGCTGAAACAAGCGACCGGTGCTGATCAGTTAGTACCGGCTCCGGAAGCTGGCGCAACGCAACCCGCGGAGTTCCATTGCCATCCGTCGAATACCATTAACGCGCTCAACCGCCTGAAAGGCATGTTGACTACCGATGTGGAAAGCTACGACAAGCTGTCGCTTGATCAACGTAGCCAGATGCGCCGCATTATGCTGTGCGTTTCTGACACTATCGACAAAGTGGTGAAGATGCCTGGCGTGAGTGCTGACGATCAGCGCCTGTTGAAGAAACTGAAGTCCGACATGCTTAGCACCATCGAGTATGCGCCGGTGTGGATCATCATGGCGGTCGCGCTGGCGTTAGGTATCGGTACGATGATTGGCTGGCGTCGTGTGGCAACGACTATCGGTGAGAAAATCGGTAAGAAAGGCATGACCTACGCTCAGGGGATGTCTGCCCAGATGACGGCGGCTGTGTCTATCGGCCTGGCAAGTTATACCGGGATGCCGGTTTCCACTACTCACGTACTCTCCTCTTCTGTCGCGGGGACGATGGTGGTAGATGGCGGCGGCTTACAGCGTAAAACCGTAACCAGTATTCTGATGGCCTGGGTATTTACCCTTCCGGCTGCGGTACTGCTTTCCGGCGGGCTGTACTGGCTCTCCTTGCAGTTCCTGTAA
- the yhiN gene encoding NAD(P)/FAD-dependent oxidoreductase, giving the protein MERFDAIIIGAGAAGMFCSALAGQAGRRVLLIDNGKKPGRKILMSGGGRCNFTNLYVEPGAYLSQNPHFCKSALARFTQWDFIDLVNKHGIAWHEKTLGQLFCDDSAQQIVDMLVDECEKGNVAFRLRSEVLSVAKDDTGFTLELNGMTVGCEKLVIATGGLSMPGLGASPFGYKIAEQFGLNVLPTRAGLVPFTLHKPLLEELQVLAGVAVPSVITAENGIVFRENLLFTHRGLSGPAVLQISSYWQPGEFVSINLLPDVDLETFLNEQRNAHPNQSLKNTLAVHLPKRLVERLQQLGQIPDVSLKQLNVRDQQTLISTLTDWRVQPNGTEGYRTAEVTLGGVDTNELSSRTMEARKVPGLYFIGEVMDVTGWLGGYNFQWAWSSAWACAQDLVAE; this is encoded by the coding sequence GTGGAAAGGTTTGATGCCATTATTATAGGCGCTGGTGCGGCAGGGATGTTCTGTTCTGCGTTGGCAGGTCAGGCAGGACGCCGGGTTCTGCTGATCGATAATGGTAAAAAACCAGGGCGCAAAATCCTCATGTCTGGCGGTGGGCGCTGCAACTTTACCAACCTTTATGTCGAACCGGGCGCTTATCTGAGCCAGAATCCGCATTTTTGTAAGTCTGCACTCGCGCGTTTTACCCAGTGGGATTTCATTGATCTGGTCAATAAACACGGCATCGCCTGGCACGAGAAAACGTTAGGGCAGCTCTTCTGCGATGACTCCGCGCAGCAGATTGTCGACATGCTGGTGGATGAGTGCGAGAAGGGCAATGTGGCCTTCAGATTGCGTAGCGAAGTGCTGAGCGTGGCGAAGGATGATACAGGCTTCACGCTTGAACTGAACGGCATGACTGTCGGTTGCGAAAAGCTGGTCATTGCGACCGGTGGACTGTCAATGCCGGGGCTGGGTGCATCGCCGTTTGGTTATAAGATTGCCGAACAATTCGGCCTCAACGTGCTGCCGACCCGTGCGGGTCTGGTGCCATTCACTCTGCATAAACCGTTGCTCGAGGAGTTACAGGTGCTGGCGGGCGTGGCGGTGCCTTCCGTGATTACCGCTGAAAACGGTATCGTTTTCCGTGAGAACTTACTCTTCACCCACCGCGGCTTATCTGGACCGGCGGTGTTGCAGATTTCCAGCTACTGGCAACCGGGTGAATTTGTCAGCATCAATCTGCTACCGGATGTGGACCTCGAAACCTTCCTGAATGAGCAGCGTAATGCACATCCGAATCAAAGCCTGAAAAACACGCTGGCGGTTCATCTGCCGAAGCGGTTGGTTGAACGGTTACAACAACTCGGGCAAATCCCGGATGTCTCGCTAAAACAGCTCAACGTGCGTGACCAACAGACACTGATTAGCACATTGACTGACTGGCGCGTACAACCCAACGGCACTGAAGGCTATCGCACTGCCGAAGTGACGCTCGGCGGCGTGGACACCAACGAACTCTCTTCACGGACGATGGAAGCGCGCAAAGTGCCTGGGCTGTACTTCATCGGCGAAGTGATGGACGTCACCGGCTGGCTGGGGGGCTATAACTTCCAGTGGGCGTGGTCGAGTGCATGGGCTTGTGCGCAGGATTTGGTGGCAGAATAA
- the rbbA gene encoding ribosome-associated ATPase/putative transporter RbbA produces MTHLELVPVPPVAQLAGVSQHYGKTVALNNITLDIPARCMVGLIGPDGVGKSSLLSLISGARVIEQGSVMVLGGDMRDPKHRRDVCPRIAWMPQGLGKNLYHTLSVYENVDFFARLFGHDKAEREVRINELLTSTGLAPFRDRPAGKLSGGMKQKLGLCCALIHDPELLILDEPTTGVDPLSRAQFWDLIDSIRQRQSNMSVLVATAYMEEAERFDWLVAMNAGKVLATGSAEELRQQTQSATLEEAFINLLPQAQRQAHQAVVIPPYQPENAEIAIEARDLTMRFGSFVAVDHVNFRIPRGEIFGFLGSNGCGKSTTMKMLTGLLPASEGEAWLFGQPVDPKDIDTRRRVGYMSQAFSLYNELTVRQNLELHARLFHIPEAEIPARVAEMSERFKLNDVEDVLPESLPLGIRQRLSLAVAVIHRPEMLILDEPTSGVDPVARDMFWQLMVDLSRQDKVTIFISTHFMNEAERCDRISLMHAGKVLASGTPPELVEKRGAASLEEAFIAYLQEAAGQSNEAEAPPVVHDTTHAPRQGFSLRRLFSYSRREALELRRDPVRSTLALMGTVILMLIMGYGISMDVENLRFAVLDRDQTVSSQAWTLNLSGSRYFIEQPPLTSYDELDRRMRAGDITVAIEIPPNFGRDIARGTPVELGVWIDGAMPSRAETVKGYVQAMHQSWLQDVASRQSTPASQSGLMNIETRYRYNPDVKSLPAIVPAVIPLLLMMIPSMLSALSVVREKELGSIINLYVTPTTRSEFLLGKQLPYIALGMLNFFLLCALSVFVFGVPHKGSFLTLTLAALLYIIIATGMGLLISTFMKSQIAAIFGTAIITLIPATQFSGMIDPVASLEGPGRWIGEVYPTSHFLTIARGTFSKALDLTDLWQLFIPLLIAIPLVMGLSILLLKKQEG; encoded by the coding sequence ATGACGCATCTGGAACTGGTTCCCGTCCCGCCTGTCGCGCAACTGGCGGGCGTGAGCCAGCATTATGGAAAAACCGTTGCGCTGAACAATATCACACTCGATATTCCGGCCCGTTGCATGGTCGGGCTGATTGGACCGGATGGTGTCGGTAAATCGAGCTTGTTGTCGTTGATTTCCGGTGCCCGCGTCATTGAGCAGGGCAGCGTGATGGTGCTGGGCGGCGATATGCGCGACCCGAAGCATCGCCGCGACGTCTGCCCGCGCATCGCCTGGATGCCGCAGGGGCTGGGCAAAAATCTCTACCACACCTTGTCGGTGTATGAAAACGTCGATTTTTTCGCCCGCCTGTTCGGTCACGACAAAGCGGAGCGGGAAGTGCGAATTAATGAGCTGCTGACCAGCACCGGATTAGCACCGTTTCGCGATCGTCCGGCAGGGAAACTCTCCGGTGGGATGAAGCAAAAACTTGGGCTGTGCTGTGCGTTAATCCACGACCCGGAATTGTTGATTCTTGATGAGCCAACAACGGGGGTTGACCCGCTCTCCCGCGCCCAGTTCTGGGATCTGATCGACAGTATTCGCCAGCGGCAGAGCAATATGAGCGTGCTGGTCGCCACCGCCTACATGGAAGAGGCCGAACGCTTCGACTGGCTGGTAGCGATGAATGCCGGAAAAGTGCTGGCAACTGGCAGCGCCGAAGAGCTGCGACAGCAAACGCAAAGCGCCACGCTGGAAGAAGCATTTATTAATCTGTTACCGCAAGCGCAACGCCAGGCGCATCAGGCGGTAGTGATCCCACCGTATCAACCTGAAAACGCAGAGATTGCCATCGAAGCGCGCGATCTGACCATGCGTTTTGGTTCCTTCGTTGCCGTTGATCACGTCAATTTCCGCATTCCACGCGGGGAGATTTTTGGTTTTCTTGGTTCGAATGGCTGCGGTAAATCCACCACCATGAAAATGCTTACCGGATTGCTGCCCGCCAGCGAAGGTGAGGCGTGGCTGTTCGGGCAGCCGGTTGATCCAAAAGATATCGATACTCGTCGCCGGGTGGGCTATATGTCGCAGGCGTTTTCGCTCTATAACGAACTCACCGTGCGGCAAAACCTGGAGTTACATGCTCGTCTGTTTCATATCCCGGAAGCGGAAATTCCCGCGCGAGTGGCTGAAATGAGCGAGCGTTTTAAGCTCAACGACGTCGAAGATGTATTGCCGGAGTCATTGCCGCTCGGCATTCGCCAGCGGCTATCGCTGGCGGTGGCGGTGATTCATCGCCCGGAGATGCTAATCCTCGATGAGCCGACTTCTGGCGTCGATCCGGTGGCGAGGGATATGTTCTGGCAGTTGATGGTGGATCTCTCGCGTCAGGACAAAGTGACTATCTTCATCTCCACCCACTTTATGAACGAAGCGGAACGTTGTGACCGTATCTCACTGATGCACGCTGGAAAAGTGCTCGCCAGCGGTACACCGCCGGAACTGGTTGAGAAACGCGGAGCCGCCAGTCTGGAAGAGGCATTTATCGCTTATTTGCAGGAAGCGGCAGGGCAGAGCAACGAAGCCGAAGCGCCGCCTGTGGTACATGACACTACCCACGCGCCACGTCAGGGATTCAGCCTGCGCCGTCTGTTTAGCTACAGCCGCCGCGAAGCGCTGGAACTGCGACGCGATCCGGTACGTTCGACGCTGGCGCTGATGGGAACGGTGATCCTGATGCTGATAATGGGTTATGGCATCAGTATGGATGTGGAAAACCTGCGCTTTGCGGTGCTTGACCGCGATCAAACCGTCAGTAGCCAGGCGTGGACGCTCAATCTCTCCGGTTCCCGTTACTTTATCGAACAGCCGCCGCTCACCAGTTATGACGAGCTTGATCGTCGGATGCGTGCGGGCGATATCACGGTGGCAATTGAGATCCCTCCTAATTTCGGGCGCGATATCGCGCGTGGTACGCCCGTGGAACTCGGTGTCTGGATCGACGGTGCGATGCCGAGCCGCGCCGAAACGGTAAAAGGTTACGTGCAGGCCATGCACCAGAGCTGGCTACAGGATGTGGCGAGCCGACAGTCCACACCCGCCAGCCAAAGCGGGCTGATGAATATTGAGACGCGCTATCGCTATAACCCGGACGTAAAAAGCCTGCCGGCGATTGTTCCGGCGGTGATCCCGCTTCTGCTGATGATGATCCCGTCAATGCTAAGCGCCCTTAGCGTGGTGCGGGAAAAAGAGCTAGGGTCGATTATCAACCTTTACGTGACCCCCACCACCCGTAGCGAATTTTTACTTGGCAAACAGCTGCCATACATCGCGCTGGGGATGCTGAACTTTTTCCTGCTCTGCGCCCTGTCGGTGTTTGTGTTTGGCGTACCGCATAAAGGCAGTTTCCTGACTCTCACCCTGGCGGCGCTGCTGTATATCATCATCGCCACCGGAATGGGGCTGCTGATCTCCACCTTTATGAAAAGCCAGATTGCCGCCATTTTCGGTACGGCAATTATCACGTTGATCCCGGCGACACAGTTTTCCGGGATGATCGATCCGGTAGCTTCGCTGGAAGGTCCAGGACGTTGGATCGGCGAGGTTTATCCCACCAGTCATTTTCTGACTATCGCCCGCGGAACGTTCTCGAAAGCGCTGGATCTGACTGATTTGTGGCAACTTTTTATCCCGTTGCTGATAGCCATACCGCTGGTGATGGGCTTAAGCATCCTGCTGCTGAAAAAACAGGAGGGATGA
- the yhiI gene encoding HlyD family secretion protein has product MDKSKRHLAWWGVGALAVAAVVAWWLLRPAGVPEGFAVSNGRIEATEVDIASKIAGRIDTILVKEGQFVREGEVLAKMDTRVLQEQRLEAIAQIKEAQSAVAAAQALLEQRQSETRAAQSLVNQRQAELDSVAKRHTRSRSLAQRGAISAQQLDDDRAAAESARAALESAKAQVSASKAAIEAARTNIIQAQTRVEAAQATERRIAADIDDSELKAPRDGRVQYRVAEPGEVLAAGGRVLNMVDLSDVYMTFFLPTEQAGTLKLGGEARLILDAAPDLRIPATISFVASVAQFTPKTVETSDERLKLMFRVKARIPPELLQQHLEYVKTGLPGVAWVRVNEELPWPDDLVVRLPQ; this is encoded by the coding sequence ATGGATAAGAGTAAGCGCCATCTGGCGTGGTGGGGTGTCGGGGCACTGGCGGTGGCTGCCGTCGTGGCGTGGTGGCTGTTGCGCCCGGCGGGTGTGCCGGAAGGCTTTGCTGTCAGCAATGGGCGCATTGAAGCGACGGAAGTGGATATCGCCAGCAAAATTGCCGGGCGTATCGACACCATTCTGGTGAAAGAAGGCCAGTTTGTTCGAGAAGGTGAAGTGCTGGCGAAGATGGATACTCGCGTGTTGCAGGAACAGCGACTGGAAGCCATCGCGCAAATCAAAGAAGCACAAAGTGCCGTTGCCGCCGCGCAGGCTTTGCTGGAGCAACGCCAAAGCGAAACTCGTGCCGCACAGTCGCTGGTTAATCAACGCCAGGCAGAACTGGACTCCGTAGCAAAACGTCATACGCGTTCCCGCTCACTGGCACAACGGGGGGCAATTTCTGCGCAACAGTTGGATGACGACCGCGCCGCCGCTGAGAGCGCCCGAGCTGCGCTGGAATCGGCAAAAGCTCAGGTTTCTGCTTCTAAAGCCGCTATAGAGGCGGCACGCACCAATATCATTCAGGCGCAAACTCGCGTCGAAGCGGCACAAGCCACTGAACGGCGCATTGCCGCAGATATCGATGACAGCGAACTGAAAGCCCCGCGTGACGGACGCGTGCAGTATCGGGTTGCCGAGCCAGGCGAAGTGCTGGCAGCAGGCGGTCGGGTGCTGAATATGGTCGATCTCAGCGACGTCTATATGACCTTCTTTCTGCCAACCGAACAGGCGGGCACGCTGAAACTGGGCGGTGAAGCACGTTTGATTCTTGATGCTGCACCAGATCTGCGTATTCCTGCAACCATCAGTTTTGTCGCCAGCGTCGCCCAGTTCACGCCAAAAACCGTCGAAACCAGCGATGAGCGGCTGAAACTGATGTTCCGCGTCAAAGCGCGTATCCCACCGGAATTACTCCAGCAGCATCTGGAATATGTCAAAACCGGATTGCCGGGCGTAGCGTGGGTGCGGGTGAATGAAGAACTTCCGTGGCCTGACGACCTGGTGGTGAGGTTGCCGCAATGA